A region from the Vitis riparia cultivar Riparia Gloire de Montpellier isolate 1030 unplaced genomic scaffold, EGFV_Vit.rip_1.0 scaffold744_pilon_pilon, whole genome shotgun sequence genome encodes:
- the LOC117910446 gene encoding ubiquinol-cytochrome-c reductase complex assembly factor 1-like isoform X1, translating into MLPRWSRAAIRLYKLGSQNNMELRKDFCFVASRSYAKVAAAADDSTEKNFSRKPEVYFNKMFWSKPCSLALAQDSPLRVEEPKYEGIRHIIFKMLLFYSKQSKSIRGANVVYRRIASQVDKPAIYNAFNLEKTFKTTFSLLILHMWLCLRRLKEDGKEGVEFGQYLYEIYNHDVELRVSKAGVNLLLTRWMKDLEKIFYGNIVAYDAAMLPEARPDELPNVIWKNIFSDDGLSKPNDAAAGAVQAMARYARRECSCLSLTDKESIFSGNFTFSSLENPKSDSVRG; encoded by the exons ATGTTACCAAGATGGAGCCGAGCTGCTATTCGTCTCTACAAGCTTGGGTCACAGAACAACATGGAGCTCAGAAAAGATTTCTGTTTTGTTGCTAGCCGAAGCTATGCAAAGGTTGCCGCGGCTGCTGATGATTCCAcagaaaaaaatttctccagAAAACCCGAG gtatattttaacaaaatgtTCTGGTCAAAGCCTTGTTCTTTGGCTTTGGCCCAAGATTCCCCTTTAAGAGTTGAAGAGCCAAAGTATGAGGGTATCCgacatattatatttaaaatgctGCTGTTTTATAGTAAACAAAGCAAGTCTATTCGAGGGGCAAATGTGGTATACCGGAGAATTGCTTCACAAGTTGATAAACCTGCCATATATAATG CATTTAACTTGGAGAAAACCTTTAAAACAACATTTTCTCTGCTTATACTTCATATGTGGCTTTGCTTACGCCGCTTGAAAGAAGATGGAAAGGAAGGTGTTGAATTTGGGCAATACTTGTACGAGATTTATAATCATGATGTAGAGCTGAGGGTGTCGAAGGCTGGG GTTAACTTACTACTGACTAGATGGATGAAGGACTTGGAAAAGATTTTCTATGGAAATATTGTCGCTTATGATGCTGCAATGCTCCCGGAAGCTAGACCTGATGAGCTGCCTAATGTGATATGGAA GAATATCTTTTCTGATGATGGTTTATCAAAGCCAAATGATGCTGCCGCAGGTGCAGTCCAG GCTATGGCAAGGTATGCTCGTCGGGAATGTAGTTGCCTATCCTTAACAG
- the LOC117910446 gene encoding ubiquinol-cytochrome-c reductase complex assembly factor 1-like isoform X2, translating to MLPRWSRAAIRLYKLGSQNNMELRKDFCFVASRSYAKVAAAADDSTEKNFSRKPEVYFNKMFWSKPCSLALAQDSPLRVEEPKYEGIRHIIFKMLLFYSKQSKSIRGANVVYRRIASQVDKPAIYNAFNLEKTFKTTFSLLILHMWLCLRRLKEDGKEGVEFGQYLYEIYNHDVELRVSKAGVNLLLTRWMKDLEKIFYGNIVAYDAAMLPEARPDELPNVIWKNIFSDDGLSKPNDAAAGYGKVCSSGM from the exons ATGTTACCAAGATGGAGCCGAGCTGCTATTCGTCTCTACAAGCTTGGGTCACAGAACAACATGGAGCTCAGAAAAGATTTCTGTTTTGTTGCTAGCCGAAGCTATGCAAAGGTTGCCGCGGCTGCTGATGATTCCAcagaaaaaaatttctccagAAAACCCGAG gtatattttaacaaaatgtTCTGGTCAAAGCCTTGTTCTTTGGCTTTGGCCCAAGATTCCCCTTTAAGAGTTGAAGAGCCAAAGTATGAGGGTATCCgacatattatatttaaaatgctGCTGTTTTATAGTAAACAAAGCAAGTCTATTCGAGGGGCAAATGTGGTATACCGGAGAATTGCTTCACAAGTTGATAAACCTGCCATATATAATG CATTTAACTTGGAGAAAACCTTTAAAACAACATTTTCTCTGCTTATACTTCATATGTGGCTTTGCTTACGCCGCTTGAAAGAAGATGGAAAGGAAGGTGTTGAATTTGGGCAATACTTGTACGAGATTTATAATCATGATGTAGAGCTGAGGGTGTCGAAGGCTGGG GTTAACTTACTACTGACTAGATGGATGAAGGACTTGGAAAAGATTTTCTATGGAAATATTGTCGCTTATGATGCTGCAATGCTCCCGGAAGCTAGACCTGATGAGCTGCCTAATGTGATATGGAA GAATATCTTTTCTGATGATGGTTTATCAAAGCCAAATGATGCTGCCGCAG GCTATGGCAAGGTATGCTCGTCGGGAATGTAG